A stretch of DNA from Cupriavidus taiwanensis:
CACCGGCGGGCGCCTGATCGACGAAGTCGGCCTGGACGTCACCCGCATGCTGTCGGGCCCGTGGGGCGGCGACCTGCAGATCGGCGCGCAGCTGGCCGAAGGCCGCGTCAACGCCGTGGTGTTCCTGCGCGACCCGATGACACCGCAGCCGCACGAACCCGATATCAACGCACTGGTGCGCGCCTGCGACGTGCACAACGTGCCGTGCGCCACCAACGTGGCCAGCGCCGAGTTGCTGCTGGCGGGGCTTGCGCGCGAGAACGGCGCGGCGCAGGCCGGCTGAAGTTCCCCACATCCCCGATCGATGCCTCACCAAAACAAGGAGCGACGCAGATGAGCAAAGCCATCCGGATCGAGCAGACCGGCGGTCCCGAAGTCATGCAGTGGGTCGATGTACAGGTGGGCGATCCCGGCCCCGGCGAAGTGCGCGTGCGCCACGAGGCAGTGGGCCTGAACTATATCGATGTCTATTTCCGCACCGGGCTGTACAAGCAGCCGCTGCCGGGCGGGCTCGGCATGGAAGGCGCCGGCGTGGTCGAGGCGGTGGGCGAGGGCGTGCGCCACGTTGCCGTGGGCGACCGCGTGGCCTATGCCGGCCGTCCCACCGGCGCCTATGCGCAGGTGCGGGTGATGCCGGCCGACATCGTGGTGCGGCTGCCCGACGCGATCCCGTTCGACACCGCCGCGGCGATGATGCTGCAGGGGCTGACGGCGCAGTACCTGATCCGCGACAGCTACCCGGTGCAGCCGGGAGACACCGTGCTGCTGCACGCGGCCGCGGGCGGCGTCGGCCTGATCGCGTGCCAGTGGCTGAAGGCGCTGGGCGTGACCGTGATCGGCACCGTCGGCAGCGACGAGAAGGCCGAACTGGCGCGCGCCAACGGCTGTGCCCACACCATCGTCTATACGCGCGAGTCGTTCGTCGAGCGGGTCAGGGAGATCACCAACGGCAAGGGCGTGCCGGCGGTCTATGATTCGATCGGCGCCGATACCTTCCGCGGCTCGCTCGACTGCCTGGCGCCGCGCGGCACCATGGTCAGCTTCGGCAACGCCTCCGGGCCGGTGCCGCCGTTCGACCTGTCGGTGCTGGGCAACAAGGGCTCGCTGCGGCTGACGCGGCCGACGCTGATGACCTACGTGGTGCACCGCGAACTGCTCGAGCCGATGGTGGCCGACCTGTTCGACGCCGTCACCACCGGCAAGGTCAAGATCGACATCCGCCAGCGCTACGCGCTGTCCGAGGTGGCGCAGGCGCACCGCGACCTGGAAGCGCGCAAGACCACCGGCTCGACCATCCTGCTGCCGCACTGATACCGGTTCGGCGCGGCCATGAAAAATCCCCGGGACAGCGCGTGTCCCGGGGATTTTCTGTTGGCGGCGTCAGTGCGGCCGCACCGTGGTCGCCGTGGCGCGCGCCTGCGCCTGGCGCAGGATATGCGGCGGCAGGCGCTTCAGGATCAGGTGCACCGCCAGCGGGATCAGCACCACGTCGTCGATGATGCCGAGGCCCGCGACCACGTCAGGCACCAGGTCGACCGGCGAGATCGCGTAGAGCAGCAGGCCGATGGCGGCTGGCTTGAGCCACGCCGGCGCGTCCGGATGGCGCAGCGCGTACCAGAACAGGCGGCCGTCGCGGCGAACCAGCGTCCACAGGGCCGAAAAACGCTTCAACATGAGAGGCCTCCTTCACATGGCGGGCGCCTGACACTGGCGCATACGCAGAGAGGTTGGGCCGGTCCCGCGGGCTTCAAGTTCCGGAGGTGCGCGCCGATGCTCAACCCGGAATCTTTCCTTCCACGCCCTCGACATAGAACTTCACGCCGTGCAGGAATTTGTCGTCCGCGACCTGGTCCTTGGCCAGCTGCTCCTTGCCGGTGTTGTCCTTGATCGGGCCCTTCCAGATTGGTGCGGTGCCGTCGATGATGCCCTTCTTGCGCTCGTCGACCAGTGCCTTGACCCCAGCCGGCACCTCGGCGTTGTAGCTCTTCAGGTCGATCATGCCTTCCTTCAGGCCCCACCACGTGGTGCTGTTCTTCCACTGCTGGTTCAGCACGTCTTCGACCACCTTGTTGTAGTACACGCCCCACGAGATCACCGACGCGGCCAGGTGGGCCTTGTCGCCGAACTTGGTCATGTCGCTGTCCCAGCCGAAGGCATGCACGCCTTTCTCCTGCGCGGTCTGCACCACGGCGGCGGAGTCAGTGTTCTGCATCAGCATGTCGACGCCCTGGCCGATCAGCGTGGTCGCGGCTTCGCGTTCCTTGCCCGGATCGAACCACTTGTTGACCCACACCACCTTGACCGTCGCGTTCGGGTTGACGCTGCGCGCGCCCAGCGTGAACGAGTCGATATTGCGGATCACCTCGGGGATCGGCACCGACGCGACCACGCCCATCTTGCCGGTCTTGCTCATCTTGCCGGCGACCACGCCCGCCAGGTAGGCGCCCTCATAGGTGCGCACGTCATACTGGGCCAGGTTATCGGCGGTCTTGAAGCCGGTGGCGTGCTCGAACTTCACGTCCGGGAATTCCTTCGCCACCTTGAGCATCGACTCCATGTAGCCGAAGGTGGTGCCGAAGATCAGCTTGTTGCCCTGGCTGGCGAGGTCGCGGAACACGCGCTCGGCGTCGGCGGCGGACTCGGGCACGTTCTCGACGAAGGTGGTCTTGACCTTGTTGCCGAACTTCTCTTCGACCGCCTTGCGGCCGTTGTCATGCGCAAAGGTCCAGCCGGCGTCGCCGACCGGGCCGATATAGACGAAGGCGACCTTGAGCGGCTCGGCCGCCTGCCCGGCAGCGGGCGCGGAAGCGGCGCCGGAGGGTTCGGCGGGCTTGTCGGCCTCTTTCTTGCCGCAGCCTGCCAGGGCCAGCACGGCGGTGGCGGCCAGCGCCGCCAGGGTCTTCCTGCGCGTGACGATCATGATTTCTCCTTGTGTGAATCGTTGATGGCTCGGGATTTCCGTCAGAAAAACGATCAGGCGTTGCCGGGGCGGAACGGCTTGCCCAGCGACGCCGGCATGTTCAGGCGTATCCACGCCGGATTGCGCGAGATCAGCGCCAGCACCACGATGGTGGCGGCGTAGGGCAGCATCGACAGGAACTGCGACGGCACCGACACGCCCACGCCCTGCAGGTAGAACTGCAGGATGGTGACGGCGCCGAACAGCCACGCGCCCACCAGCACGCGGCCCGGCCGCCATGTCGCAAAGGTGGTCAGCGCCAGCGCGATCCAGCCCCGGCCCGCCACCAGGTTCTCGACCCACATCGGGGTGTAGACCAGCGACAGGTAGGCGCCCGCCAGCCCGCAGCAGGCACCGCCGAACAGCAGCGCGCCGAAGCGGATGGTGCGCACGGGGTAGCCCAGCGCATGCGCCGACTCGGGCGATTCGCCGATCGCGCGCAGCGTCAGCCCGGCGCGCGTGCGGAACAGGAACCACATGATGGCGCAGCACAGCAGCAGGCTGAAATACACCATCCAGTGATGCTGGAAGAAGGCCGGCCCGATAAAGGGCAGGTCGGCCAGGCCAGGCACGGCCTTGGCCTGCGCCGGCATGGCGAAGCCGACGAAGCGCTGGCCCATGAAGGCTGACAGCCCGGTGCCGAAGATCGACAGCGCCAGCCCGGTAGCCACCTGGTTGGTGGCCAGCACCAGCGCCAGCCACGAGAACAGCGTGGCCATCAGCATGCCCGCCAGCGCGCCGGCGGCAAAGCCGAGCAGCGGCGACTGGGTCTGGTAGCCCACCATGAAGCCGGCCACCGCGGCGACCAGCATCATGCCTTCGGCGCCCAGGTTGAGCACGCCCGAGCGTTCGTTGATCAGCAGGCCCAGCGCCGCCAGCAGCAGCGGCGTGCCGGCGTTGATGGCGGTGGCGATGAGGGGAGCGAGTTGTTCCATGGTCTTGGTGGGCTCCGCTCAGGCCGTGGTGGCGCGCCAGCGCAGGCGGTTGTCGATCAGCGTGTCGCACGCCAGCAAAAAGAACAGCAGCATGCCCTGGAACACCCAGCCGATGGCCGAAGGCAGGCCCAGCCGCGACTGCGCCATTTCTCCGCCGATATAGAACAACGACATCATGATGCCGCCGAACACGGTGCCGACCGGATGCAGCCGGCCGATAAAGGCGACGATGATGGCGGTGAAGCCATAGCCCGGCGAGATCGACGGCAGCAGCTGGCCGATCGGGCCGACCACTTCGAACGCGCCGGCCAGTCCCGCGGTGGCGCCCGAGATCAGCAGCGCACTCCACAGCGCGCTGCGCGCCGAAAAGCCCGCATAGCGCGCCGCGGCCGGCGCGGTGCCGCCCACCTGCAGCCGGTAGCCGGCAAAGCTGCGGAACACGAACACCGTCATCACCGCCACCAGCACCAGCATCACCACAAAGCCGGCATGCAGCCGCGAGCCCGACATCAGGTTGGGCAGCAGGTACTCGGACGAGAACACCTTCGATTGCGGGAAGTTCATGCCGTTGGGGTCCTTCAGCGGCCCGTTGACCACCCACAGCAGCAGCTGCTGCGCGATATAGGTCAGCATCAGCGAGACCAGGATCTCGTTGGCGTTGAAGCGGTCCTTGAGCAGCGCGGTGAGCGAAGCCCACGCCATGCCGCCGGCGATGCCGGCCAGCGACGCCAGCCCCAGCACCACGGTGCCGCTCATCGCTTGTCCCGGCACATCGAAATACAGCACCGCCGCGCCGGCGCAGATGCCGCCGGCAATCAGCTGGCCGTCGGCGCCGATATTCCACACGTTGGCGCGGTAGCACACCGACAGGCCCAGCGCGCACAGCACCAGCGGCACGGTCTTGAGCAGCACCTCGCCGATGGCGCGCCGGTCGCGCAGCGGATCGGCCAGAAACACCTTGAGCGCGGCCACGGGATCCTTGCCGAGCGCCAGGAACAGCAGCGCGCCGAACAGCAGCGTCAGCGCCAGCGCCAGCACCGGCGAGGCGTACGCCATCGCGCGCGAGGGCACGCCGCGCGGCGCCAGCGTCAGGGGAGAACGGGGCATCAGGGTGCGCACCTCAGCCATGGCTTGCCACCTCCGTGCCGGCATGGGCCGGGGCCGGGCCGCCTTGCCACAATCCGCTCATCCACAGCCCGACCTGCTCGCGCGTGGCGGTCTCGGCGGACACCGACGGCGACAGCCGCCCCTTGGCGATCACGTGGAGCCGGTCGCAAATCGCGAACAGCTCGTCGAGCTCTTCCGACACCACCAGGATGGCGCAGCCGGTGGCCTTCAGCGCCAGGATCTCGTTGTGGATCTGCGCCGCGGCGCCGACGTCTACGCCCCAGGTCGGTTGCGCCACGATCAGCACCTTCGGGCCGCTTTCGATCTCGCGCCCGACAATGAATTTCTGCAGGTTGCCGCCCGACAGGCTGCGCGCCAGCGCCTGCGGCCCGCTGGCCTTGACGCGGAAGCGGCCGATCACGGCCGACGCCAGCCCGCTGGCGGCGCCGGGCGAGATCATGCCTTGCCGGACATAGGGCGGGGTCTGGTGCGACAGCAGGATATTGGTGGCCAGGCTCATGCCCGGCACCGCGCCGCGGCCCAGGCGCTCTTCCGGCACGAAGGCCAGCCCGACGCGGCGGCGCTGGCGCGCATCGAGGCGGCCCGCCGGCTTGCCATCGAACTGCACCGAGGCGGCGTCGGCGCGCGTGTCCTCGCCGGACAGCGCCGCCAGCAACTCCTGCTGGCCGTTGCCCGAGACCCCGGCAATGCCGACGATCTCGCCCGCGTGCACATCGAGCGAAACCCCGCTCAGCTCGGTCGCGAACGCATGCGCGCGCGGCAGCGACAGGCCCTGCACGCTCAGGCGCACCGGGCCGCGCTGCGCGGCCACGCGCGCCTCGCGCGGCGGCTCGCCGCCGATCATCAGGCGCGACAGCGACGCCGCGGTTTCCTGGCGCGGATCGCACACGCCGGTGACCTTGCCCATGCGCATCACGGTGGCGTGATGGCACAGCGCGCGGATCTCGTCGAGCTTGTGGCTGATATAGAGGATGCTGGTGCCTTCGGCGGCCAGCTGGCGCAGCGTGACGAACAGCGTTTCCACGGCCTGCGGCGTCAGCACCGAAGTGGGCTCGTCCAGGATCAGCAGCTGCGGGCTGGCCAGCAGCGCACGCACGATCTCGACGCGCTGGCGCTCGCCGACCGACAGCGTGTGCACATGGCGGTTGGGCTCCAGCGGCAGGCCGTAGCGCTCGGCGGTGGCGCGGATGCGCTCGGCCAGCTGCTTCATGTTGCCCTGCTGCGCGGCGGGCAGGCCCAGCGCAATGTTTTCCGTGACGGTGAGCGTGTCGAACAGCGAGAAATGCTGGAACACCATGGCGATGCCCAGGTTGCGCGCGTCGTGCGGGCTGCCGATGCTGACCGGTGCCCCGTTGAAGTGCATCTCGCCGGCATCCGGACGGACCGCGCCGAAAATGATCTTCATCAGGGTGGACTTGCCGGCGCCGTTTTCGCCCAGCACGGCATGGATCTCGCCGGGTGCAACGCTGAGGCTGACGTCGTCGTTGGCGACGACGCCCGGGTAACGCTTGCTGATATGGGCCAGCGCCAGCCGGGGAGGGAGTTGTGATGTCACTGAGGCGGCTCGGGTTGTTGTTGTGGCAGCAACGGGGGATGCGTCAAAGCGCGGCAGTGCGTGGCGCAGCATCGCCGCGACGCATTGCAGCATTCATCATGAACGGGTGATGCTTGATATTTGCGACGAATTATATAAGTGTGCGGGGTCTGGAAGGCCCGAAACGGGCGAGTGTCCAGTCCCCGCAACGGTTGCAGGCAGGTTGCAAGTCGCATGCCGGCAACGGCACGAAAAAAACCGCCGCCTCCTGGTGGAGGCGGCGGCTTGTGGTTGCAGACGACGCCGGAACTGCGAGGGGATTCTTTCCTCTCCCGCCAGCAGGAGAGGGGAGCAAACCAGCCGAAGCACGGACGCCCCCGGGCTCCGGCCAGCGTCACGCCCCGGAACCCGCCGCGATCGTCGCAAAGCGCCCATCGCGGAAATCCGCCAGCGTCTGGTAGATCTGCTCTTGCGTGTTCATCACGAACGGGCCGTACTGCGCGATCGGCTCGTTCAGCGGGCGGCCGGCGATCAGCAGGAAGCGCGCGTCGGCGTCGGCCGTGACGATGACGCCGTCGGACTGGCCGGCGTTGTCCAGCACGCCCATGCGCTGCGCTTCGATCACGGCGCGATCGTCGCCTGCGCCCACCGAGACCTGGCCCCGGTACACGTAGATAAAGGCGTTGTGCCCGGCCGGCAGCGACTGCGCAAAGGCCTGGCCGGCCGGCAGGTCGACGTCCAGGTAGACCGGCTCGGTCACCGGCCGCGTGATCGCACCCGCCACGCCATGGCTCGCGCCGGCCAGAACGCGCACGGTGGCGCCATGCTCCAGCGCTACCGTCGGGATCTCGGCGGCGGGCAGGTCGCGGTACCACGGCGCCGTCATCTTGTCGGCGGCCGGCAGGTTCAGCCACAGCTGGAAGCCTTCCATGCGGCCGTCTTCCTGCTCGGGCATTTCCGAGTGCACCACGCCGGCGCCCGCCACCATCCATTGCGCGCCGCCGTTCTGCAGCAGGCCTTCGTTGCCGGCGCTGTCGCGATGGCGCATGCGTCCGGCCAGCATGTAGGTGATGGTCTCGAAGCCGCGATGCGGATGATCGGGGAAGCCGCCGATGTAATCGTCCTTGCTGTCGGTGCCGAAGGCATCGAGCATCAGGAACGGGTCGAGCCGGCGCTGCAGGTTCTGCGTCAGCACGCGCGTCAGCTTGACGCCGGCGCCGTCCGAAGTGGCGATGCCGCGCACCACGCGGTCGACGGTGCGCGAGCGCTGCACGCTTTCCGCGGCGGCGGCGGGAATGGTGGCGAGGGTACGGTTATCCATGTCTTGCTCCTGTGGGGAGGTCCGGCGCGGCTGATGGCTGGCCGGTCCGTCGTTTCAGCTACCTCGCCAATTTAGTGGTTTGGCCGGGAAAGAGTAGAGGGTGCCAGGGCAACAGATTGTTCCGCTCATGCGGCAAATTGATCCATGGCGGACCAAATTCAGAACGATGGCCGACTGCCATGTGCGCTGCCCGCTGCCCCTAGCCCGGCTCGCAAAAACCCAGAAGATCGGCGGCAGATCCGCTCCGAAATCGCCGAAGGTGACAAGATCGATGAAGATCGCTATAATAGCGCTCTCTTTGTCATCCGTTGATGCGAGAAGCAGGGTGGGGAAACTCCCGCCAGCCCTTGCCAGTCAACGGCCGATGGACCGGCGGCGCGTCGGAAAACTTCAATACTTGCGTTGCCACTGGCCAACCGCCCGCGATGTGCTTGCACCGCCGGTTGCGCCGCTTCAGGGAGTGCCGCCCAACGGCATCCCGTCAATCGCGATTCCCCGCCCACGGCGGACGAATCCACAGACCGTCCGCCGGCAATCGTGCCGGTCATGGCGGCAATGCAATCTGAACCGGGCCTGGTGGCGCCCCTTCTCCGCACGCACCAGCCCATATTGTTTTCCGTCGCCGGGAAGTGGCGTGCTGCGCGCTTTCCGGGGTTGGAAAGGGGAGAGTATGTCAAAGCAATCGGCACGGGCCATGGCCTGGGCAGGACTGACGCTTGCCGCGCTGGCCGCACTGGTGGCGTGGATCGGCGTCGATGTGATTCGCCAGTACCAGGAGCGCCTGCTCTACGACGTCGCCGACCACCTGCGGCTGGTGGTGCTGTCGATGGCGCTGGCGCTGGCCACCGGCATCCCGGCCGGCATCGCGCTGAGCCGCCCGTGCATGCGCCGCTGGGCCGACCGGCTGATGCAGGTCTTCAATGTCGGCAATACCGTGCCGTCGCTGGCGGTGCTGGCGCTGGCGCTGGCCGTGCTCGGCATCGGCGAGCGGCCCGCCATCCTGGCGCTGTGGCTGGCCTCGCTGCTGCCGATCGTGCGCAACACCTACGAGGGCCTGCGCAATGTCTCGCCCACGCTGCTCGAAGCGGCGCGCGGCATCGGCATGACCCCGGTGCAGCGCCTGGCGCGGGTGGAACTGCCCAACGCGCTGCCGGTGATGCTGGCCGGCATCCGCATCGCGCTGGTGATCAACGTCGGCACCGTGCCGCTGTCGTTTCTGATCGGCGCCAACAGCCTGGGCGAGCTGATCTTCCCGGGTATCTACCTGAACAACCAGCCGCTGCTGCTGCTGGGCGCCGCCGCCACCGCGCTGCTGGCGCTGGCGCTCGATGCACTGTTCGCCGCCGCCGGCCAGCTGTACCTGCGCCGCCGCGGCCTGGCGCGCTGAACCGGGGACACCGAAATGGAAAAACAGATGCAATACCTGCGCCGCCGCGCCCGCCGGGCGATGCTGCTGGTGGCGGCGGTCACCGCCTTCGCCGCCGGCCTGGCGCTGGCCACCGCGCCCGGGGCCCGGGCCGCGGGCGCGCCCGTCCGCGTGGGCGGCAAGAACTTCACCGAACAGCTGCTGCTGTCGTCGATGACCGCCAAGTACCTGCGCGCGAAGGGCTTCGACGCCGAGCTGACCGCCGGCCTGGGCAGCACGCTGATGCGCCAGGCCATGGAGAACGACCAGCTCGACGTGGTGTGGGACTACACCGGCACCGCGCTGATCGTGTTCAACAAGGTCGAGGAGAAGCTCGACGCGCAGGCAAGCTATGCGCGCGTCAAGCAGCTTGACGGCGCGCGCGGGCTGGTGTGGCTCGAGGCCTCGGGCATCAACAACACCTACGCGCTGGCGATGCCGAAGGAGCGCGCCGCCGCCAGCGGCGCGACTACGCTGTCGGCCTTTGCCGAGCAGATGCGCCGCGCCGACGCCAGCCATCCGTTTGCCGTCGACATGGAATTCGCCGCGCGCCCGGACGGGCTGGAGCCGCTCAAGGCGCTGTACCAGCTGCCGTTCTCGCGCCGCGACGTGATCCAGCTCGATCCGGGCCTGGTCTATACCGCGCTGAAGAACAACCAGGTCGAGCTGGGCCTGGTGTACGCTACCGACGGCCGCGTCAAGGGCTTCGACCTGGTGCTGCTCGAGGATGACCAGCATTTCTTCCCGCCGTACAACGCGGTGCCGGTGGTGCGCAAGCCCGTGCTGGACCGGCATCCGGAACTGGCGGGCCTGCTCAATGCGCTCGCGGCCAAGCTCGACAACCAGAGCATGACCGAGATGAACTACAAGGTGGACATCGGCCAGCAGCCGGTGGACAAGGTGGCGGAGGACTTCCTGCACGGCCACGGACTGATCTGAGGAG
This window harbors:
- a CDS encoding BMP family ABC transporter substrate-binding protein; the protein is MIVTRRKTLAALAATAVLALAGCGKKEADKPAEPSGAASAPAAGQAAEPLKVAFVYIGPVGDAGWTFAHDNGRKAVEEKFGNKVKTTFVENVPESAADAERVFRDLASQGNKLIFGTTFGYMESMLKVAKEFPDVKFEHATGFKTADNLAQYDVRTYEGAYLAGVVAGKMSKTGKMGVVASVPIPEVIRNIDSFTLGARSVNPNATVKVVWVNKWFDPGKEREAATTLIGQGVDMLMQNTDSAAVVQTAQEKGVHAFGWDSDMTKFGDKAHLAASVISWGVYYNKVVEDVLNQQWKNSTTWWGLKEGMIDLKSYNAEVPAGVKALVDERKKGIIDGTAPIWKGPIKDNTGKEQLAKDQVADDKFLHGVKFYVEGVEGKIPG
- a CDS encoding glycine betaine ABC transporter substrate-binding protein, translated to MQYLRRRARRAMLLVAAVTAFAAGLALATAPGARAAGAPVRVGGKNFTEQLLLSSMTAKYLRAKGFDAELTAGLGSTLMRQAMENDQLDVVWDYTGTALIVFNKVEEKLDAQASYARVKQLDGARGLVWLEASGINNTYALAMPKERAAASGATTLSAFAEQMRRADASHPFAVDMEFAARPDGLEPLKALYQLPFSRRDVIQLDPGLVYTALKNNQVELGLVYATDGRVKGFDLVLLEDDQHFFPPYNAVPVVRKPVLDRHPELAGLLNALAAKLDNQSMTEMNYKVDIGQQPVDKVAEDFLHGHGLI
- a CDS encoding ABC transporter permease: MEQLAPLIATAINAGTPLLLAALGLLINERSGVLNLGAEGMMLVAAVAGFMVGYQTQSPLLGFAAGALAGMLMATLFSWLALVLATNQVATGLALSIFGTGLSAFMGQRFVGFAMPAQAKAVPGLADLPFIGPAFFQHHWMVYFSLLLCCAIMWFLFRTRAGLTLRAIGESPESAHALGYPVRTIRFGALLFGGACCGLAGAYLSLVYTPMWVENLVAGRGWIALALTTFATWRPGRVLVGAWLFGAVTILQFYLQGVGVSVPSQFLSMLPYAATIVVLALISRNPAWIRLNMPASLGKPFRPGNA
- a CDS encoding quinone oxidoreductase family protein: MSKAIRIEQTGGPEVMQWVDVQVGDPGPGEVRVRHEAVGLNYIDVYFRTGLYKQPLPGGLGMEGAGVVEAVGEGVRHVAVGDRVAYAGRPTGAYAQVRVMPADIVVRLPDAIPFDTAAAMMLQGLTAQYLIRDSYPVQPGDTVLLHAAAGGVGLIACQWLKALGVTVIGTVGSDEKAELARANGCAHTIVYTRESFVERVREITNGKGVPAVYDSIGADTFRGSLDCLAPRGTMVSFGNASGPVPPFDLSVLGNKGSLRLTRPTLMTYVVHRELLEPMVADLFDAVTTGKVKIDIRQRYALSEVAQAHRDLEARKTTGSTILLPH
- a CDS encoding methylglyoxal synthase; protein product: MTRPSMPRIALIAHDHKKDDIVAFAARHRDFLSQCELLATGTTGGRLIDEVGLDVTRMLSGPWGGDLQIGAQLAEGRVNAVVFLRDPMTPQPHEPDINALVRACDVHNVPCATNVASAELLLAGLARENGAAQAG
- a CDS encoding YkvA family protein; this translates as MLKRFSALWTLVRRDGRLFWYALRHPDAPAWLKPAAIGLLLYAISPVDLVPDVVAGLGIIDDVVLIPLAVHLILKRLPPHILRQAQARATATTVRPH
- a CDS encoding ABC transporter permease, encoding MSKQSARAMAWAGLTLAALAALVAWIGVDVIRQYQERLLYDVADHLRLVVLSMALALATGIPAGIALSRPCMRRWADRLMQVFNVGNTVPSLAVLALALAVLGIGERPAILALWLASLLPIVRNTYEGLRNVSPTLLEAARGIGMTPVQRLARVELPNALPVMLAGIRIALVINVGTVPLSFLIGANSLGELIFPGIYLNNQPLLLLGAAATALLALALDALFAAAGQLYLRRRGLAR
- a CDS encoding ABC transporter permease yields the protein MAEVRTLMPRSPLTLAPRGVPSRAMAYASPVLALALTLLFGALLFLALGKDPVAALKVFLADPLRDRRAIGEVLLKTVPLVLCALGLSVCYRANVWNIGADGQLIAGGICAGAAVLYFDVPGQAMSGTVVLGLASLAGIAGGMAWASLTALLKDRFNANEILVSLMLTYIAQQLLLWVVNGPLKDPNGMNFPQSKVFSSEYLLPNLMSGSRLHAGFVVMLVLVAVMTVFVFRSFAGYRLQVGGTAPAAARYAGFSARSALWSALLISGATAGLAGAFEVVGPIGQLLPSISPGYGFTAIIVAFIGRLHPVGTVFGGIMMSLFYIGGEMAQSRLGLPSAIGWVFQGMLLFFLLACDTLIDNRLRWRATTA
- a CDS encoding pirin family protein, producing MDNRTLATIPAAAAESVQRSRTVDRVVRGIATSDGAGVKLTRVLTQNLQRRLDPFLMLDAFGTDSKDDYIGGFPDHPHRGFETITYMLAGRMRHRDSAGNEGLLQNGGAQWMVAGAGVVHSEMPEQEDGRMEGFQLWLNLPAADKMTAPWYRDLPAAEIPTVALEHGATVRVLAGASHGVAGAITRPVTEPVYLDVDLPAGQAFAQSLPAGHNAFIYVYRGQVSVGAGDDRAVIEAQRMGVLDNAGQSDGVIVTADADARFLLIAGRPLNEPIAQYGPFVMNTQEQIYQTLADFRDGRFATIAAGSGA
- a CDS encoding ABC transporter ATP-binding protein; the encoded protein is MTSQLPPRLALAHISKRYPGVVANDDVSLSVAPGEIHAVLGENGAGKSTLMKIIFGAVRPDAGEMHFNGAPVSIGSPHDARNLGIAMVFQHFSLFDTLTVTENIALGLPAAQQGNMKQLAERIRATAERYGLPLEPNRHVHTLSVGERQRVEIVRALLASPQLLILDEPTSVLTPQAVETLFVTLRQLAAEGTSILYISHKLDEIRALCHHATVMRMGKVTGVCDPRQETAASLSRLMIGGEPPREARVAAQRGPVRLSVQGLSLPRAHAFATELSGVSLDVHAGEIVGIAGVSGNGQQELLAALSGEDTRADAASVQFDGKPAGRLDARQRRRVGLAFVPEERLGRGAVPGMSLATNILLSHQTPPYVRQGMISPGAASGLASAVIGRFRVKASGPQALARSLSGGNLQKFIVGREIESGPKVLIVAQPTWGVDVGAAAQIHNEILALKATGCAILVVSEELDELFAICDRLHVIAKGRLSPSVSAETATREQVGLWMSGLWQGGPAPAHAGTEVASHG